ATTATAAaactattgtttgtttgttttttatttcattttacatTGTTGCATTAGGGAGCCtaaatctcctccctttccgtTCGGCttgcgggtccccggaagaacaaagaaatgaatgcaagtcaacgaggtTTAAAGAGATATTTTCTAACCCTCTTTGCCTTACTCCCTgggtcgcacatatgttgtactgcaatttaaatgataactaatgatgggtgtcttgaccacgccagtcacgtactttgagatttatcagcttgtaaaagtttgtaattaccatgactacatcggcacgtcgcatatatgacgtcaccacgtaatctcctctctcctagcgtagctgctacttaccaaatggccagatttatggtggttctttcctcctgtgggaagtttgctaaacttacagcccttttccctcagttttctccatgtctgattcgatgacgtcactttcgtgaagagcATTTGCAGTCCTGGACTGGATTTTCACACCAAACCTAAAATTATGTTTCCcctcgttcgaaaataagcacattcttTTTATCaacatgtgtctttaaaattcacagacatcaaatgtgaaatccatggaacataacagcggaattagaaaacagcGCATTGAtttcttgcattcatttttttcgttctttcggGGACCCAAGGTGCAGAAGTGgatggaagtgacttaggctccctatgacctgataataaatacaaatgaaaaaaaaaactttgtgacTAAAATTACTATTGTCCCTTGAAACGGTTTTGACATTTCTGAATATCTGTTCATAAAACATATTTGTTTGTAAAATAAGCAACGTGTTAAAATTTTTGAAATCTTTGAAATTATCTGTGAATTGATTATTAATACTTTTTGACAATTCTGTCAAGACTTTAATATGTTTAATATTATCACTCAATTAATTTTGattaaaatgaataaatgaaaggATTAATTGACTTGATTAATATTTTAATCTATAGTTCAGCTTCTGTGACCTGTGACtatttaattaaaaatgtatttatgcaTTTATTCTCCATTAAGCGAGTCAACTGATCCAGAAAGTCAAAAGCTGACAGACGGAGGAGACCTGCACAGATTTTCAGTCAAAGACAGAGTAAGTTTTCTCTTTGATATCTCTGATTATTGACACCAGGATGCCCAAAGATCTAAATGATGTCCTCATCAGCCCTCCAAACACCTTTTCCTTGAGACTTCTTAAAAATAAATTTGTAGACTTTTTGACACAGGGACATTTTTGGTTTTAAGTGTTGCAAAACCTCCAACATGCATGAGGAGTGTTTGCTCATTTGCTCTTTTTCCTTTTAGAAAGATGAATGTGATCACGTCGAGGCATCTATGGTGTTAGTTggtaaatgtattatttttctttttaaaaaagaTCTTAAGAATGTTTGTTTATGTCTGTGAATTATGACATTTTGagaacattattatttatgtattttgcaGACGCTTTTCTCCAAAGTGATTTTATATTATCTTTGCAGCTTTGTTCGggaattcattttttttttttttttactatttaggaaacattttttatattttcttatttttgacCATAATTAAAATAATTTCGTTTGTTTGTGATTATGAGCTTCTATTAACCTAAATAGCTATCTGGGACTACCAAAAGCTTGTGTCCCAGGAGGTTAGTGAACATTCTGATTTCAGCTTTAATAGACCGATAATTTTTCATGTATTTTACCAGGAGCTTTAGACTTTCTGGAGAAAGCCACAATTGTTTTTGTGCGTCTGAAGGAAGCTGCAGTGCTCGACTCGGCCCTGGAGGCCCCGGTGCCTGTTCGCTTTATCTGTGTTCTGGTTGGACCCAGCAAGTCTGACATGGACTACCATGAGACGGGTCGAGCCATGGCAGCTCTAATGGCTGATAAAGTGAGTGGACTGTCATTATAGGCAAACTAAATATATCTGAGCATACATTAGATCATCATACCTGGTCCCAGAACAGTCATCATCTGCATCCATTGGATTAATTTATCAACATTTATTTTAATCTAAATAGAAAATAATTATATTACAAAACAGAAAGAACTATGCAAATATACTTGGAAAAATATGTTGATTAAGACTTCAGGCAGTGAGGTCTTAATTTTCTTGACTATAAATGTTTCTTGAGAACAAATGTCTCCACCTAGTGGCCATTTACTATAATTCATATTTCAAGGTTTAGAAGCTTGTCTTTTTTATTATAAGCACATCTATTTTACATGTCTTATCTCATAGTGAAAACCCAAAATTACTATCTTAGAACATATTATGTTAGTGAGAGCCTCTTCATTCTTCTTCATTTTTTTCATCCCAGGTGTATAACCAGGTAGCGTTTCAGGCGAGGAGTGCCAGAGAGCTGACGGACGCTTTGGTGGAATTCATTGACTGCAGCATCATCGTCCCACCAACCGAAATCAAAAATGAAGCTATGCTTAGTTCTATAATCAGCTTTCAGAAGAAAATACTGAAGGACAGGCTGCAGACCACTCCAGACCTCACACCTCACAGGAACTCAGAGACTCGCAGAGGTGAGAACCATCGACAACTTGGGAAAAACACAAACACCTACAATTCATTTTAATCCCTGATGCTAAATAGAATTTATTCTCCCAGTTTCTTTTGCCAGTGGCTCTCCTGCCGATGATCCGCTTTCTCGCACTGGTCGACCCTTTGGTGGCATGATTAGAGACTTTAAGAGACGCTACCAATACTATAAGAGTGACATCACAGATGCCTTGAATGCCCAGGCTCTTGCTGCCATCATCTTCATCTACTTTGCGGCCTTGTCTCCTGCCATCACTTTCGGAGGCTTGTTGGGTATGTAGAAGTCAGTGTTGGTGGACACAAAGCTTCTTCTTGTTGCTGTAGATCTTTAAATGACCTTTAAATTTCCCTCTCTACAGCTGATAAAGTGGACAACATGATGGGTGTACCTGAGCTCCTGATTTCCACCAGCATTCAGGGCATAATTTTCTGCTTTGTTGCTGCTCAGCCCATCCTGGTGATCGGTTTCTCAGGTCCTCTTTTAGTGTTTGAGGAAGCCTTCTTTGCAGTAAGTCAACTTATTAAAACCCTTTTTCATCCTTGAACATGTAAATGCACTCAAGAGCAAAAGTTTAACTGTAGCTTCTTTCCTTCAGTTCTGCAAATCCCAGGACATTGAATACATAGTTGGGAGGGTGTGGGTTGGAGTCTGGCTCATCATCATTGTGGTGATCATCGTGGCCTTTGAGGGCAGCTTCCTAGTGCGTTACATCTCACGCTTCACCCAGGAGATCTTCTCCATCCTCATCTCCATCATCTTCATTTATGAAACTTTTGCCAAATTGGGGAGGGTAAACTAAAACTGTCTTCATGTTTCCTCTTCTTAACCAACATTCTTTATGAACTTTGTAACAGCCAATCTTCTAAACCTACTTTAGATCTTCAAGGAGCATCCACTGATTTTAAATTACGATCATTTGAACGGAACGCTGGAAAATCCTTGGCACACAAAGGTGGAAGAGAGCATCATCTATGACAACATAACTGGCAACATATCTGTTATTGTCAAAACGATAAAACCACCTTACCCCAACACAGCCCTCCTCTCCATGTGCCTTATGTTCGGCTGTTTCTTTATCGCCTTCTTCCTGCGCCAGTTCAAGAATGGGACATTTCTTCCTGGAAAGgttagctggaaagaagcagagcACGACACAGACCTCTAAAGACCACTTTAGCTCTTTTTTAGCTAATGGTGAACATCTGCTTTTTCTGTCATAACCAGGTCAGGCGTTTGATGGGTGACTTTGGTGTCCCTATTGCCATTTTCCTTATGATTGTTGTAGACTACAACATTGAGGATACCTACACTCAGGTTAGCTTTCTTTTAGACCTTTCATATAAAACTTAGATTTTTACCATCAAATGTAATTGGACTGTAACCTGTTGGCTTCTTATTTGCAGAAATTAGTTGTTCCCAAAGGTTTGATGGTGTCCAACCCAGCCAAAAGAGGTTGGCTCATCAACCCATTTGGAGAGCACAAGTCTTTCCCTGTGTGGTTGATGTTTGCATCCTGCGTTCCAGCCTTACTCGTCTTCATCCTTATCTTCCTGGAGTCTCAGATTACAACGTGAGTGTAAAGATCTCCTCACCAGATTATCAGAAGGCATGATGTTTCCTGAATGATTTGCCTTTCATGTCTTTGAGCAGTCTGATCATTAGTAAACCTGAGAGGAAGATGGTCAAAGGTTCTGGGTTCCACTACGACCTGCTTGTTCTAGTTGGCATGGGAGGACTTGGTGCCATATTTGGAGTGCCGTGGCTCAGTGCTGCTACGGTTCGATCTGTCACCCATGCCAACGCTCTTACTGTCATGAGCAAAGGGCAAAAACCAGTGATAGAGAGGGTGCTGGAGCAGAGGGTCAGTGGCATCGTTGTAGCCTTGCTTGTTGGTGAGTGCCTTCTGTTGTGATCATCTCCTCCACAAATCAACTTTTCAATTCACACCAAACAGTGTTTTTACCACACATATGTTGTGTAAAGGTCTGTCAATTCTGATGGAGCCGATCCTAAAGATGATTCCCATGTCAGCGTTGTTTGGGATTTTCCTCTACATGGGAGTTACATCACTGAATGGCATCCAGCTTTGggacagaatgctgctgctgctcattCCTAAGAAATACCACCCCAATGAACCCTACGCCACCAGAGTAAGTATCTACTCATCTTCATCAATTCATGTTGATGTCAGTGTATTAAATGGTCTCATTTCATGTACATCTGATCACATTTGGTTTGTTCTTGAACATTTCACAAGCTTTTTGTCAAAATTATGTGAACTGAAATTTCTGTGTTTGATATTATGAACTTCTCCAAGTGAAAGGCCATGATTCTCTTCCAGAAAAGGATAGTACGATCTCTCCATTGGGAGTGATTCTTCACGCTTGTGTCTTGTCCACAAGTGGAAAAATGATGGAGTGAGAGATGGATGAATACATTTAGGTTTCATGTGCATTGCACATTTTACAAAGTAACATAATGATGGTGTTTATTTGCTAAACAAGGAGTCTGGTCGGAGTAGGTTCTAACTTTCACTTGTGGTCAGGTTTCTTTATGGAGCACGGAAATGGGAGCATGTCACTGCCCTCCCGACTGCTTTGTACTGGTTACCAGTGAAACACTGTGTCCTATTCAAGATCCTGCCTTTGTTTTTAGCTCTTTGTCTAGAACTGCCCCACAATTTTTAGCCACACTGCTGACTCATTATGTCCCTGCCAGATCGATACATTATGGTAAGCATGACCTCCTGGTGGTTCCACGGTCAAAGCGTAAGTCCAGAGGTGATCGTGCCTTTTCGGTTCTGGGTCATCGGCTTTGGAGCCATCTACCACTAGAAGTCAAACAGTTCAAATCGCTGCCCAATTTCAAAGCTAGGTTGAAGGTTCATCTTAGATCTAGTTTTTAGCTTTTGTACTCATGTTTTTACTGTTGTGAtcatttttgttttatggctttttaaATCTTTTGCTGCCTTTTAAATGTTTAATTCTGCATTTTATTATACAACTGTTATTGTGTTATGGTTGTTCTTAACactttgttcagcaccttgggtacCCTTGATTGGGGgtaagaaggggctttataaataaagtttaattgaAATAAATCGGTCATGAGATCTGGATTGTGACCAAAGATTCAAAATGTGCTTCCTCCGTAGGGAGGCTGCCTGGGATCAGCTGTAAGGATTGGGTAGAGTACCTATGATGTGCATAATCAGAACTTACTGAAAAGATTATACAGTGTATCCTATCTGACATTGGACCACTTTGGGGTGTTCCTAGTAAGACTGAGTGGTGATGCTGGGGGAGGGAAGTCAGGGTTTCCTTCTTGAATCCGTTACTTGTCAATAACCCAACCTGATCAAGTAGTGGAAGATTAATAGATACTAAAGTATTCCATTAAATAAAAGAACAATGGATCAAAAAATTTATATAATggactttatttgtttttattcgacTGCAGGTAAGCACAGGACGGATGCACTTGTTTACAGCAATCCAGATGGTGTGTCTTGGACTTCTGTGGCTCGTCAAATCCAGCCCAATATCCCTTGCCCTGCCCTTTGTACTCATCCTCACTATCCCTTTGCGAATGCTGATGACTGGTCATCTGTTCACCAAACTGGAGATGAAATGTGTAAGGGGCCTCttgtcagtgtatgtgtgtgcgtgtgtttgtgtatgtgtgtgtgtgtgcgtgcatgtgtgtgtgtgtgcaatcacactcattttttttcatttgttgTGTTTCAGTTGGATGCCGATGACGCCAAAGTGACATTTGAGGAGGAGCCTGGGCAGGATGTGTACTGTGAAACCCAAATGCCTTTGTAGTCACCTTCCATTATAGCTGCTgtcacttttaaaaaaaaataagaaaaaatctATTTATTCTATTTTAAGCTAAATAAAATTTCAACTTCTGGATGAACACAAATGTGtgaaagtgtttttctttttttttgttttaaaagttCTATATCGTGCTATTTTAAACTTGTGAGAGCAAAGGTATATGATAAATATTAcccttggcactattgagatgccaATTATCTTAAAGGGACAATTAGCAACTTTTTAattcttttaaatcattttcttgagccagtatgtgctaaaatgactctttacagggttaatgaatttaaattttaactaagatgcactaaagtgccaaattattgactacacatgtctactgcAGTTAGACACtcattatcagcaaaaaagtagatttgggggtaaCGTTCTCTTTAAGTCTTTTCGTTTATTTAAAACTTTGTTAAATGATTTTTAACTGCCAGCCCTCAACTATTTCCGATTTTCTTTTGGATTAATAGGCATATATAATAACTTTCACTTTCATTTTAAACAAATCTGTTCTAAGAGTTGTCTATTTTGATTGTTCAGATTTGTTACGCCGTTTGTatgtttattttagtttattttttacttatttttttgccCCATTGATTTTATGTTTGAAACTGTTTTGTAATTTTGGTCTTTTTCTTGGAACTTTGATAGAGGACCCACTTGCAACTGAGTGAGATGGTTCATCAAGTGGTAATCCTCAtaaaatataagtaaaataaataaattattccaCCATTCCCATTTCTCAAAATTTTAATAATGGTACAGACATCTGAATCACTTGCAAAAGTTATACTTTCCTCAATTCCAGAAAATGATTCCTTTGTATAATCTCCTGCATTTTCTGAGAGCTCTGAATAATCGTTAGctgtaaagaaatgttctgtcttGTTCTTGTAGTCCATTTGTTTTTAGTTTTGCTGTCGATAACAAGATTTGGGTCTCTGTAAATCCTAGGAGCGATGCCTTTGACAGAGCAGATGTGTTCTGAATGGAGCTTCACTCATGTGACAGCGGCATCAGCACAAAACGCATGCGCACAGCTATCGCCCCGCCCTCTTCCGGGGAAAGGCTCTTGCGGACATATTCAAATTACGCCATGTGTTCTCTCTTTTTGGGGTCTAGATTTTTAATGTTTCAACCAGACGAGGTTGTTAGTGGTTGACGCCTCGTTATTATTTCCGCTTACCTCTTATCTAGCCAGAAAACTAGCTTGTTGGTTTTCCTGAGCTTTTGGTTCCTGACTGTTTTTCACTCAGTAAATGTCAgatattattttaattttattttactgaGAAACAAATTTGGGTTTTAAAATGAGCGATTCAGAAACGGAGGTTGGTGAGTATTAAAGAAAACCCATTTCCTTGAACTCCTAACTAGTCATAAAAATGCGTTTTGGGTTATGAAGAAAACATGAAACCCGCCAGTCCCGGTGTTGTGTCAAAAAGCGactggctgccaaaaaatgattggcCACAGCGGGATCGCGCATggttagggtaattgcatttctagacgaaattccctGGGATTTCGCCTTAAAACTCAGCATTTCTAGCAATGTGGACATTGAGAAAGCAGATATAACCTCGTCcgatacttaaacagatgtttatcgcggatatgagttttttccagttcggaagttgttttaagtgttgctgtttgtcttaaacgttcacaatgagcatatattaatcctttttgcaatatttgcgattgaaagatggtttgtggtaagaaatggctttctttatgttacagccttgatactaaaaagtaaataaacagtgtaaaatggcgccctgtttTGAATGTAAAGTCAAACGTATAAATAACAAttatccagcgatttgatttttcccccttcctttctttagtccatttgacatggagccacaattaactagtttggggcacatttttacttggaaaaatagCATTTAAACtggtcaagctttggctttacaatgccactgtgtaggttactagtatctatacattactttgctctatttaaaagtaacaagataaaagcacttcagcatatAAAATTAATATTGTCACTTGCCTAATAGTGACtataccctcctgtttacctataagaaatgcctcaaattatctttaatttttttattgaggatttaattgtagacaacaaaaatggcattttacttgccaaaaagtgattgaattgctcagtttttcatggaggctaaaagtgACCAAATAAGggctttatgtattatctgttgatgttattgtactcatactgtctactgtatcatcataaacacaccAAAAATGGCAAATATAAaagatttcccttgccaaaaattgtttATGAatttggaagagacccagcatcctgtgatgggactaatgacatcaagagataataaataaagtaatatttaggtcaatttaacccattacaggtgaccaggatcctgtaatcaatttttggcacgggaaatgatcattttttgccttttttggggtgtttatgatgatacagtagacagttaGAGTACAGT
This Nothobranchius furzeri strain GRZ-AD chromosome 16, NfurGRZ-RIMD1, whole genome shotgun sequence DNA region includes the following protein-coding sequences:
- the slc4a1b gene encoding solute carrier family 4 member 1b (Diego blood group) isoform X2, with the translated sequence MKDQEQQAYWQETGRWAGGEESLDPEAGVWASLQISYLTFKGLIQLRRTMNTVVTIFDCEEKTLATIAEKMVAEMVKKKEIKSGDQEGVLKSLLQNRSESTDPESQKLTDGGDLHRFSVKDRKDECDHVEASMVLVGALDFLEKATIVFVRLKEAAVLDSALEAPVPVRFICVLVGPSKSDMDYHETGRAMAALMADKVYNQVAFQARSARELTDALVEFIDCSIIVPPTEIKNEAMLSSIISFQKKILKDRLQTTPDLTPHRNSETRRVSFASGSPADDPLSRTGRPFGGMIRDFKRRYQYYKSDITDALNAQALAAIIFIYFAALSPAITFGGLLADKVDNMMGVPELLISTSIQGIIFCFVAAQPILVIGFSGPLLVFEEAFFAFCKSQDIEYIVGRVWVGVWLIIIVVIIVAFEGSFLVRYISRFTQEIFSILISIIFIYETFAKLGRIFKEHPLILNYDHLNGTLENPWHTKVEESIIYDNITGNISVIVKTIKPPYPNTALLSMCLMFGCFFIAFFLRQFKNGTFLPGKVRRLMGDFGVPIAIFLMIVVDYNIEDTYTQKLVVPKGLMVSNPAKRGWLINPFGEHKSFPVWLMFASCVPALLVFILIFLESQITTLIISKPERKMVKGSGFHYDLLVLVGMGGLGAIFGVPWLSAATVRSVTHANALTVMSKGQKPVIERVLEQRVSGIVVALLVGLSILMEPILKMIPMSALFGIFLYMGVTSLNGIQLWDRMLLLLIPKKYHPNEPYATRVSTGRMHLFTAIQMVCLGLLWLVKSSPISLALPFVLILTIPLRMLMTGHLFTKLEMKCLDADDAKVTFEEEPGQDVYCETQMPL
- the slc4a1b gene encoding solute carrier family 4 member 1b (Diego blood group) isoform X1 gives rise to the protein MCGVPHRCVKQGDLMKDQEQQAYWQETGRWAGGEESLDPEAGVWASLQISYLTFKGLIQLRRTMNTVVTIFDCEEKTLATIAEKMVAEMVKKKEIKSGDQEGVLKSLLQNRSESTDPESQKLTDGGDLHRFSVKDRKDECDHVEASMVLVGALDFLEKATIVFVRLKEAAVLDSALEAPVPVRFICVLVGPSKSDMDYHETGRAMAALMADKVYNQVAFQARSARELTDALVEFIDCSIIVPPTEIKNEAMLSSIISFQKKILKDRLQTTPDLTPHRNSETRRVSFASGSPADDPLSRTGRPFGGMIRDFKRRYQYYKSDITDALNAQALAAIIFIYFAALSPAITFGGLLADKVDNMMGVPELLISTSIQGIIFCFVAAQPILVIGFSGPLLVFEEAFFAFCKSQDIEYIVGRVWVGVWLIIIVVIIVAFEGSFLVRYISRFTQEIFSILISIIFIYETFAKLGRIFKEHPLILNYDHLNGTLENPWHTKVEESIIYDNITGNISVIVKTIKPPYPNTALLSMCLMFGCFFIAFFLRQFKNGTFLPGKVRRLMGDFGVPIAIFLMIVVDYNIEDTYTQKLVVPKGLMVSNPAKRGWLINPFGEHKSFPVWLMFASCVPALLVFILIFLESQITTLIISKPERKMVKGSGFHYDLLVLVGMGGLGAIFGVPWLSAATVRSVTHANALTVMSKGQKPVIERVLEQRVSGIVVALLVGLSILMEPILKMIPMSALFGIFLYMGVTSLNGIQLWDRMLLLLIPKKYHPNEPYATRVSTGRMHLFTAIQMVCLGLLWLVKSSPISLALPFVLILTIPLRMLMTGHLFTKLEMKCLDADDAKVTFEEEPGQDVYCETQMPL